A single region of the Polymorphum gilvum SL003B-26A1 genome encodes:
- a CDS encoding TIGR02186 family protein, which yields MTVRLPLAALALAGCLGTALAVPASRAEELVTSLSSAEVSIASNFTGTKIVVFGQIGRDARTIARPGPYDLAIVVEGPPQTVTARRKGRFLGLWVNRDSETFFAVPSFYALATTRPIGEIGARPMLERHGIGLNYLNLPVTPDTTVAPSERDDFRAAFLRLRRQQGHYVERIGAVDFLTDTMFRTDVSLPATVPIGVYTVKTYLLHEGAVLSMKEEALVVAKTGFEQLTYALAHVYSAAYGIIAVLLALFTGWLAGVVFRRD from the coding sequence ATGACCGTTCGCCTGCCTCTCGCCGCCTTGGCCCTGGCCGGCTGTCTCGGCACTGCCCTTGCCGTCCCGGCGAGCCGGGCGGAGGAGCTGGTCACTTCGCTGTCGTCGGCCGAGGTCAGCATCGCCTCCAATTTCACCGGCACCAAGATCGTCGTCTTCGGCCAGATCGGCCGCGACGCGCGCACCATCGCTCGCCCCGGCCCCTACGACCTCGCGATCGTCGTGGAAGGCCCGCCGCAGACCGTGACTGCCCGCCGCAAGGGCCGCTTCCTAGGCCTGTGGGTCAATCGCGACTCCGAGACTTTCTTCGCCGTGCCATCCTTCTACGCGCTCGCCACCACGCGCCCGATCGGCGAGATCGGCGCACGGCCGATGCTTGAGCGCCACGGCATCGGGCTCAACTACCTGAACCTGCCCGTCACACCCGACACGACCGTGGCACCGTCCGAGCGGGACGATTTCCGCGCCGCCTTCCTGCGCCTGCGCCGCCAACAGGGGCACTATGTCGAGCGGATCGGCGCGGTCGACTTCCTTACCGACACCATGTTCCGCACCGACGTGTCCCTGCCGGCGACGGTGCCGATCGGCGTCTACACGGTGAAGACCTACCTGCTGCACGAGGGCGCCGTGCTGAGTATGAAGGAAGAGGCCCTGGTCGTCGCCAAGACCGGCTTCGAGCAACTGACCTATGCGCTCGCCCATGTCTATTCCGCTGCCTACGGTATCATCGCCGTGCTGCTCGCGCTGTTCACCGGCTGGCTCGCCGGGGTCGTCTTCCGCAGGGACTGA
- a CDS encoding sulfite exporter TauE/SafE family protein translates to MQIYLPIAELPVNMFMIFGMGGAVGFLSGLFGIGGGFLLTPLLIFSGIPPAVSVATVTSQVVASSASGVLAYWRRGAIDMKLAFVLMLAGIAGSALGVWLFELLQRLGQLDLVISLSYVTFLGTIGGLMLVESLRAIQRRRGGAVPAARRPGQHNWIHGLPFKMRFRRSKLYVSVIPIVLLGGAIGFLGTVLGIGGGFMMVPALIYLLRVPTSVVIGTSLMQILFTMAAATILHAIGTQTVDIVLALILMVGGVIGAQFGARMGQKLRGDQLRLLLALLVLAVGIRFAVDLLVVPDDLYSLAVVRGAGS, encoded by the coding sequence GTGCAAATCTACCTGCCCATCGCCGAATTGCCGGTGAACATGTTCATGATCTTCGGCATGGGCGGCGCCGTCGGGTTCCTGTCGGGCCTGTTCGGCATCGGCGGCGGCTTCCTGCTCACGCCGCTGCTGATCTTCTCCGGCATCCCCCCCGCCGTGTCGGTCGCCACCGTGACCAGCCAGGTCGTCGCATCCTCGGCTTCAGGCGTGCTTGCCTACTGGCGGCGCGGCGCGATCGACATGAAGCTCGCCTTCGTGCTGATGCTCGCGGGCATCGCCGGCTCCGCCCTCGGCGTCTGGCTGTTCGAGCTGCTGCAGCGCCTCGGCCAGCTCGACCTGGTCATTTCGCTCTCCTATGTCACCTTCCTCGGCACCATCGGTGGCCTGATGCTGGTCGAGTCCCTGCGCGCCATCCAGCGGCGGCGCGGCGGCGCGGTGCCGGCGGCACGCAGGCCCGGCCAGCACAACTGGATCCACGGCCTGCCGTTCAAGATGCGCTTCCGCCGGTCGAAGCTCTATGTCAGCGTCATCCCGATCGTCCTCCTCGGCGGCGCCATCGGCTTCCTCGGCACCGTGCTCGGCATCGGCGGCGGCTTCATGATGGTGCCGGCGCTGATCTATCTGCTGCGCGTGCCGACCAGCGTCGTCATCGGCACCTCGCTGATGCAGATCCTGTTCACCATGGCCGCGGCGACCATCCTGCACGCAATCGGAACCCAGACCGTCGACATCGTGCTCGCCCTGATCCTGATGGTCGGCGGCGTGATCGGCGCCCAGTTCGGCGCCCGCATGGGCCAGAAGCTGCGCGGCGACCAGTTGCGCCTGCTGCTGGCGCTGCTGGTGCTCGCCGTCGGGATCCGCTTTGCCGTCGACCTCCTGGTGGTGCCGGACGACCTCTATTCGCTGGCCGTGGTGCGGGGGGCGGGCTCATGA